Genomic window (Coleofasciculaceae cyanobacterium):
GAGATTTCAAAACTTTTTTGGCGTTTATTTTGGGTATATTAGCGCGATAAATATCGATCGCATAGTTGGCAATATAAAATCTTAGCTCGGCTTCTTTAAAAAAGTGTTGTTTTTGTTCAAATGTTCTTAGAGCTATAGCACACAGCAATTCTTTTTCCTGTTGTAAAGATAAACCACCGCCTGTTTCCCGCTCGATACTGCGTTCTGCATCCCACTGTCTGAGCATTATGTCTAAACCTTCTTCATAGATTTCTGAGCGACGAGGAAAATCTGCTGATTCGTTAAATAAAATACACAGCAAAGTTAATAGCAGAGGATTGGTCGAAAATTCTTGAATTGAACTATTTTGGTTGAGCTTTTGCAAAAAATCAATACTTTTGTGCCGATCCTTAGTATCAAACCATTTAGCAGCAACATTAGCAATTTGTTCTTCTTGAAGGTCAGCTATTTCTACCTCTGTAAACTGCTCAAAATTGCAATACTGTAGGCCATGACGGCAGCTAATTAGATAGCGATTGCCAGGAAACCATTCAGTGAATCGACGTAAATGCTTACCAATAGCTTCGCGAACTGATATCTTGACTTCATCTAATCCATCAATAACAATAAAAAATTTTCCCTGATTTAATAGTTGCCTAACCTGATTTATTTCTGGGGATTGGCAATCTTTAATTAGCTGTTTCGTGATATAGTTCACCAAACTTAGAGATGAGTCGTAAGCGACAAAATCTCTCAGAGGAACAAAAATGGGAATTCTCTCGGGTTCAAATACTCCTTTCAAGCATTGTAAAGCTAAAAATTTCAAAAACATCGTTTTACCAGAACCAGGCTTACCCAAAACAATTAGTTTGTCATAGCGCATTGCTGCCGACAAACCAGATATTTTTTGTCGCTTGA
Coding sequences:
- a CDS encoding NACHT domain-containing protein, coding for SKDSVVDVLKNLVQGLSQKSIPQGFRWKTPSKSSISEARQRVGCAVLTRPRIWSMCGTMRVLDMSPMYIEDIYVDTKVYEKITGRRRLETDNLCLSSLDRKIVPCDFEPVKRQKISGLSAAMRYDKLIVLGKPGSGKTMFLKFLALQCLKGVFEPERIPIFVPLRDFVAYDSSLSLVNYITKQLIKDCQSPEINQVRQLLNQGKFFIVIDGLDEVKISVREAIGKHLRRFTEWFPGNRYLISCRHGLQYCNFEQFTEVEIADLQEEQIANVAAKWFDTKDRHKSIDFLQKLNQNSSIQEFSTNPLLLTLLCILFNESADFPRRSEIYEEGLDIMLRQWDAERSIERETGGGLSLQQEKELLCAIALRTFEQKQHFFKEAELRFYIANYAIDIYRANIPKINAKKVLKSLEAKYGLIVEQAKKVYSFSRLAFQEYLTARKFVFERSNSFHRHATSSG